The following proteins come from a genomic window of Microtus ochrogaster isolate Prairie Vole_2 chromosome 7, MicOch1.0, whole genome shotgun sequence:
- the Gltpd2 gene encoding glycolipid transfer protein domain-containing protein 2 — translation MGVSLTSPALGRWFCHAIPFAILTLLFLYTSVRLFHEWPLVLPAQRSQQSSLWELEPPSPSPVLTALLQITSGILTGCRPGVQSCNPEGPLPSQIGPELTALVVPGKEEPPCLGPQGVLGRMMSPFLACLSPEGDVQLSQYLAGWRELLRFLTPLGSVFAFATSEAFVKVTALEACVRGPDALHYASLATMATWERQAGLLELPGTAPRDQARASGSRTLLLLHRALRWSQLCLHRVATGKLGGPDAGMQCGDAYSTALAEHHPWLIRQAARLAILALPSRGRLLQLACPGTTEADARVALARAARVLEDVYNRTQNLLTRHGLLQLA, via the exons ATGGGGGTCTCACtgacatccccagccctgggacgCTGGTTCTGCCATGCAATTCCCTTCGCTATCCTCACGCTGTTATTTCTTTACACCAGTGTGCGACTCTTTCATGAGTGGCCTCTTGTGTTACCAGCTCAGAGAAGTCAGCAGTCCAGCCTGTGGGAACTCGagcccccttctccttctccagtcctTACCGCCTTGCTTCAGATCACCTCCGGTATCCTGACAGGCTGCAGGCCGGGGGTGCAGTCCTGCAATCCGGAGGGACCGCTACCTTCCCAG ATCGGTCCAGAGTTGACAGCCCTGGTGGTCCCGGGGAAGGAAGAGCCTCCCTGTCTGGGGCCTCAAGGGGTGCTGGGTCGCATGATGAGCCCCTTCCTGGCCTGTTTGAGCCCCGAAGGGGATGTGCAGTTGTCTCAGTATCTGGCAGGATGGAGGGAACTACTCAG GTTCCTAACCCCGCTTGGCTCTGTTTTCGCCTTCGCCACCAGTGAAGCCTTCGTCAAGGTGACCGCCCTCGAGGCTTGTGTGCGTGGCCCAGACGCTTTGCACTACGCGTCGCTGGCTACTATGGCGACGTGGGAGCGGCAAGCAGGACTACTGGAGCTACCCGGGACCGCGCCCCGGGACCAAGCCAGGGCCTCGGGTTCGCGAACGCTGCTTTTGCTGCACCGCGCGCTGCGCTGGTCGCAGCTCTGCCTCCACAGGGTGGCGACAGGGAAGCTCGGAGGTCCGGACGCGGGCATGCAATGCGGGGACGCCTACAGCACCGCGCTGGCCGAGCACCACCCATGGCTCATCCGCCAGGCCGCCCGCCTGGCCATCCTCGCCCTCCCGAGTCGCGGCCGCTTGCTCCAGCTGGCGTGTCCCGGAACCACAGAGGCGGACGCGCGGGTGGCCCTGGCCCGGGCCGCCCGAGTACTGGAGGACGTCTACAACCGAACCCAGAACCTGCTGACCCGCCACGGCCTGCTGCAGCTGGCTTGA